Proteins encoded within one genomic window of Ranitomeya variabilis isolate aRanVar5 chromosome 4, aRanVar5.hap1, whole genome shotgun sequence:
- the LOC143768448 gene encoding uncharacterized protein LOC143768448, which yields MFLLILLNIFEHVIAVDDVMTRWRSIRDQYRRERQQRARSGSSAPLKKRKYIYYDRLSFLDVSMNLRQTQSNLTERETGSESEALIDPVSVDEEVAGPSFQASASILEDPSASSSQQAAASEEDAAAPPPSAPHDAERPEEHAQSSSPPHPLVSSPQAAGPLRRARRRRELQATRNDVDAGVLNYLARAATDDGEEAFARSLARYLRPLPREVRLRVRGCMQILIDLSTAPNNPYEVFEYLERRQLSQTNLLRLQFPQQEQDQSGFAAPPPRMPPPQPLPPPNIQRPSVYQMAAYNPQSQYGNFSRPSDVGWSQPGFGQHGHFGLGYDASQYVRQHEAQRQLAYGHHPTGQYGQGQYSVPQASASSQDEVTLAQQRPPDQDPEQAPSPPPTYRDL from the exons ATGTTCCTACTGATCTTGCTCAATATTTTTGAACAtgtaattgcagtggatgatgtaatgacacgatggcgcagcatccgggaccaataccggcgtgaaagacagcagcgggcaagaagtgggtcaTCAGCCCCACTCAAGAAGCGGAAATATATCTACTATGACCGTCTTTCATTTTTGGATGTCAGTATGAATCTGAGGCA aacacagtctaacctcacagagagggagaccgggtcggaatcggaggctctgatcgatcctgtaagtgttgatgaagaggtggcaggcccatctttccaagcttcagcatccatccttgaggacccatcagcatcatcatcacagcaggcagcagcaagtgaggaagatgcagcagcaccaccaccctcagcaccacatgatgctgaaaggcctgaggaacatgcccagagcagcagccctccacacccactggtgtcatccccacaggcagctgggcctttacggagagcccgccgaaggagagagctgcaagcaacaagaaatgatgttgacgctggggtcctcaattatttggccagggcagcaacggatgatggagaggaggcctttgcccgcagccttgcccgttaccttagaccccttccccgtgaggtgaggctacgtgtgagagggtgtatgcaaatcctgattgatttaagcacagctccaaataacccctatgaggtgtttgaatatcttgagcgaaggcagctttcccaaaccaacctcttgcgccttcaattccctcaacaggagcaagatcaatcaggatttgcagcacctcctccacgtatgcctccacctcaacccctcccaccaccaaatatacaaaggccatcagtctaccaaatggcagcctacaacccccaatcccaatatggcaacttttccagacccagtgatgtaggctggtcccaacctgggtttggacaacatggccattttgggcttgggtatgatgcaagccaatatgtccgtcagcatgaggcacagagacaattggcttatggacaccacccaactggccaatatggacaaggccagtattctgtgccacaagccagtgcatcctcacaggatgaagtcacattggcccaacaaaggccccctgaccaggacccagagcaggcaccatctcccccgccaacttacagggatttgtaa